The Thermococcus henrietii genome segment CAACAGGCGGAAGGTCTTCCTGATACTCGGTTTCCTCGGGACGGCGCTGTCGACATTTCTGTTCGCCCTCGCGGGGAGCATTCCATCGGTGGTTTTCGCAAACGCAATCTACACCTTCTTCATAGCCGCGACCGTCCCGATTCCCGTCCTCATAATAACCAAGGTCTTCCGCCTTGAGGACTGGGACTGCGCCATAGGGAGGTTCAACGAAATAGGTGGCTGGGCGTGGGTGCTCGGGCTCGTGATTGGCTTCATCCTGTCTCACCTGCTCCCCATCAGGTGGATTTTCGCCGTTCTTGGCCTAATCGGTCTGCTCTCCGTCCCGTGGGGAATGCGGACGATAAGGGAGGTCCCGCTTCACCTCGACAGAAAAGTCCTCGGGGTCTACGCGGGCTACGTCGTCGAGAAGTTCCGCTACCTCCCGAACTTTATAACGCACCTCCCAAGGTTCTCCACCTGCGGTTTTGGGAGACTCTATATCTCGGCCCTCCTCTTCTGGTTTGGGGCCATGCTCTACTTCACCCAGTTCCCCGTCCTGCTGAAGGCAAGGGGCTTCGGGGCCTCGGTGCTCTACCTGATGAGCATAGGGAACTCCTCAATCTCGGCCTACATGTACACCCGCGTGGGGAGGCGCGTTAGGGAGAGGGGTGGTTACGGAACACTCAGGTTCGGTCTCCTCCTCAGGGGACTCGCGTTCCTCCTGCTCGCTGTTGCAACGCCCACCAAGGGGCCCCTATTCCCGGTTCTCGCCTTCGTATCCTACTTCCTCGCGGGCTACACGTGGGCATTCATCGGCATATCAACGACCGCCGTAATCTCCCGCCTCGCCCCGCCCGAAAAGAAGGGGACGCTGATAGGGGCCTACAACCTCGTGAGCTCCCTCGGGGCCATAGCCGGCAACCTGACGAGTGGTTTCGTCGTTTCACTGCTCGGCTTTGCCGGCAACTTCGCCCTCGCCTCCGTCTTCCTCTTCCTCTCGCTCCTTCCCATAGTCCGTCCGAAGGCTAAAGCTCGATAACGCTTCCCGTCATCACCGCCACGAACTTCCCAGGATACTTTCTCCGCACGTAGGCCTTTGCCTCCTCGCCCGAGCAGTGGGCGGGGGCCATGAACTCCGTCATCTCGGCAAGTCTATCGAGGGTCTCTCTGGACGGATAGTGAAAGCCGCCGATTACATTTTTCTTTTGAAAGCCTCGCCCTTTAGGGCGGGGATGCAATAATCAACCAAACAACCTTCAAACGGGAAAGCGACACTTTTTTAAAGCTTAAAATTCATACCATACTTTGAAATGAAGAGAAGCGTGACGGTAAAACTCCAGCCCTCCAAAGAGCAGGCGAAAATTCTCCACCAGTTAGCCGACACTGGAGCCAAAGTCTGGAACCGAGTAAACTACCTGAGAATACAACAATACTTCAAAGAACAAATCGTGGACTTCAATTCAACCGAGAAGACCGTTTATGAGGAGTTTAAGCGGGAAATTGGCTCTGCAACTGTCCAGCAAATAGCGAGGAAGAATTCGGAAGCCTGGCGGAGCTTCTTCTCCCTCCTCCGCAAAAAGCGTAACGGAGAACTCCCCAACTGGCTTAAGCCAAAACCACCAAATTACTTGAAAGAAGACGGGAGGAGGAAACCATTAATCGTCCTGAGAAACGACCAATACAAAATTGAAGGAAATAAGCTCATTCTAAAAGGCTTTGGCAAATTCAAACGCCTTGAAATCCAATTCAAGGGAAGAATACACTTGAAGGGCAAGCAAGGGCGGTTAGAAATCACTTACGACCCTGTAAAGCGGAAATGGTATGCCCACTTGAGCGTTACCGTCGAGGAAAAACTTGAAGGTGAGAATTGGATTAAACTCCCGAGAACTCCAAAGGGAAGCCTTTCGGCAGGAATTGACCTCGGAGTTAACAATTTGATGGCCGTTTATGTGGAAAACGGGGAAAGCTTCCTTGTGAATGGAAGACCGTTAAAGAGTATTGACTTCTACTGGCGGAGAAAAATCGCTGAGTATCAGTCAAAACTCAACAAGTCTGGAGCAAAGACGAGCAGGAAACTCAAGAGAATGCATGAGAAGTCCAAACTTCAGGCGAGGCACTACATCAACACGGTAGTTAGACAAACGGTCAAGAAGCTCTACGAGTTAGGCGTTTCTAAAATAGTGGTTGGTTATCCTAAGGGCATAGCTCGGAATTCTGATAAGGGCAAAAGGCAGAATTTTATCCTCTCTCACGTTTGGCGGTTTAATTACGTTATCAAACGCTTGACTGAGGTTGCGGAGGAGTATGGTATTCGGGTTTTGGTTGTGAATGAGGCTTTCACTTCTAAGACCTGTCCCGTTTGCGGGAAGCCTCATGAAGGGGCTCGTTTTGTTCGTGGGTTATTTAAGTGTCCCGCGACGGGGCTTGTCTTTAACGCGGACTTGGTTGGAGCGTTTAATATTTTGAAGAAGATTGTCAAAACCATAACCCCGAATCTGGGCGGTTTGTACGCTCAGAGGAGGGGTAATTGGCCGAAGGCCCGGCCAGAGGGGTTCGAAGACCCACTTTTTAGTGGGTTTGAATGAGACCCCTCAAACCTCCCCATCCCCAGCGAGGGGTTAAACCGTTGGAACCCTCGCCCTTCAGAACGGGGAGGAGGTCAGGAGCCTCATGGGGCAACCTCCAAAAACTCCCGCAGGGCATCCAGAAGCGCATCGTTTTCTTCTTTTCTGCCGACCGTTATTCTAATGTGCCCCTCAAGCCTTCCGGAGAGCTTTTTAACCGCAATCCCGCGCTCAAGGAGAAAGTCATGGGCGTCGAGCTTTACCAGGAGGAAGTTCGCCTCGCTCGGGTAGGCGTAAGGCCTGAGGGCATGGTAGAGCCTCTCGCGCTCCGAGACGATGTAGCGGATGATTTTCCTCACGTAGTCGAGATGGTTGAGCATGAAGTCGGCTGTCGCGAGGGAGAGCGAGTTCACGCTGAACGGGGGCCGGAGCTTCCTGAGCTGCTCCATGGTTTCTTCACTCGCCACCGCGTAGCCGAGCCTCGCCCCGGCAAGGCCGAAGGCCTTCGAGAACGTTCTGAGGACTATCAGGTTGTCGTAGTCCTTCACGAGGCCAGTGCTACTCTCCCGCGAGAACTCGGCATAGGCCTCGTCGAGCACCACAGGCGCCCCCGTCTCAAGCACTTCGATAATCCTCTTCCGGGGCTGGACGTTCCCCGTCGGATTATTGGGAGAGCAAATGAAGACGGCCCTCGCGTTCTCCGCGTGGGCCTCGATGTTACCGAGCTCGAAGTTTTCGCCGAGGGGGACGTCCTCAACCTTCAGCCCCTCGACGGCCGCGAAGAAGGAGTACATCCCGAACGTCGGCGAGCTTATCACTACCCGGTCGCCCTCGAAGAGCTTGAGGATTAGGCCTATCAGCTCGTCGCTCCCGTTGGCGAGCATGACGTTTTCGGGGCTTAACCCGAGGGCTCCGGCGATTTTCGCCTCGACGTCGGTGGGAAAAGCCGGAGGATAGCGGTTCAGGGGAATCCGCGAGAGCTCCGAGAAGAGCTCCCTCTTGAGGCCGTGCGGCAGGTCAAAGGGGCTCTCGTTCCTGTCGAGGCGGATTCTCACTTCTGGCTCCCCAACGGGCTCCCATGAGGGAAGGTTCAGCACGTTTTTTCTAATTCTCACTTCACCCGCCTCCAATCAGAGCCGCTTTATAGCGGGAATCAGGTTCTTCTTGCCCCTCTCCGCTTCCTTCCTAATCTCCTCAAGGATTTCCTTCGAGAGAGGAACCTCGATTTCTTTCCGCTCGAAGGGAGCGCCTTTCACCCGCTCGACCCTCAGGAAGAGCCTCATCGGCTTCTCCATCCTGCTGAACATGAGGTTGTCGGCTACCTTCTCCAGCTCCTCCACCATGTCCCTGAAGACGTCGGTGTTCACGGTCAGGAAATACGTCTTCGTTTTATCAACGCTCAGTGCCCCCTTAATCTTTTCGTGGATGGCCCTTCCATAGGTCGGCGAGAAGAATAGCAGGTTCAGCGCGGAGCCTACCACCATGGTGCCTAAGGGCGGATGGGAGTTGCTGAGGTAGACGCTTCCAAGCGCTATAGCCTCGTCCCAGACGTTGGGTTTCACAAAGTTGGCCCTGACGTGGTTGTCGGAGACGAGTTCGATTCCCTCAATCGTCGGGTCGAGCTCAACGAAGAAGACCCTTCTCCTGTACCGCTCAAGGCTCGCACCGAGGAGCCTCATCGTGTTCTGAAGGTATTCAACTGTCGTGCTCGTGAGGAGGAAGACGACCGCTCCACCGTTTTTGAGCCAGCCGGAGGCGAAGATGTAGCCGATTAGGGGCTTTCCTGAGCCGCCGGGCCCGCTGACGAGTGTTGATGTGTTCGCCGGAAACCCCTTGGGGAGTACTTCCTCAATCCAGGGAATCCCGAGCCTCACGAGCATGGCACCACCCCCCAATTAGGTTAGGCTAACCTAATTCCATGTGCGTGGTGAATTACACGAACTTTAAACCTTGCGCCACAGATGTGTCCATTAAAGTCGCTCAATCCTCGTCGTCAGGTCGAGGGGCCTGGCGTAGTAGGGAGCGCTCGTCACTATGACATCGGCCAGGCGGGCGTAGTCGGCGATGTTATCGGCGTTTATGTTGCCCGCGACGGCTATCTCAAGCGAGGGGTTAAGCTCCCTAAGTCTCGGCACGAGGTCCTCAAGCTCCTCCGGTGAGAAGTGGTCGAGGAGGAGAAGGTCAGCGGTCTTGGCGTACTTCATGGCTTCCTCGGCAGTCCCTGGCTCCAACTCGACTTTTCTGAGGGTTTTAAGGTCTCCAAGCCCTCCGAGACAATCAACAACGCGGAGGTGGTTCCCGGTTATCAGAACGGAGTCGCTGAGCGAGTTCCTGTGGATTCCCCCGCCGCCGGCTTTAACTGCTTTCAGCTCGAAGTAGCGCATCCCCGGGTGAGTCTTGCGCGTCGTCGCGATGATGACGTTGGGATTTACTTTCCTCGCGAGATTGACGAGCTTTCTCGTCTCGGTCGCTATCGCGCAGGTCAGCGAGAGGAACGTCTGGCTCACGCGCCAGACCCGGAAGAGCGTTCTCAGGTCTCCCCTCGCCGAGAGGATTGCCGAGCCTGCATCGAAAGTTCTTCCGCTCGGGATGAAGCCGGTCTCAAGTCCAAGGGAGGATAAAAAAGCGGAGAGCTCCTCCGTGCACGCTGAAACTCCAGGCTCCCTTGAGATTATCCTCAGCTCTCCTTTCCCCTCAATGCCGAGCAGCTCGGTTGTCTCGTCGAAGTAGGGGCAGTCCTCGTCGAGGTATAGCTCGAAGAGCCTCAGAGGGTTCATTTCACCACCCTCAGTGCGCTCGCTTTGAAGAGGGCGTAGAACCTCTCACCGGGCCTTATCTTGAGCAGCTCGACGGCGTTCGGTGTGACAACCGCGCGGAGCGAGAGGCCGTCCGAGACGAGCGAAAGCCAGACGAGCTGGCCGCGCCTCTCCATCTCCGCTATCTCAACGGGGACAACGTTCTGAGCAGAGCATTCCCCGGGCTCCCTGGCGAGTATTATCTCCTCTGGCCTGAGCGAGAGCGTGGCTTCCCCTTCCGCCTCATCAGCGGTGTAGAGGATTACGTCCCCGACCCTAACAGCCGTCAGGCCGTCGCGGAGGCCTTCAACGCGCCCCCTGAGCAGGTTCGTCCCGACGAAGCTCGCTATGAACTCGTCACCCGGCCGCGAAAAGACCTCCTCCGGCGTTCCAAACTGGACAATTCTCCCGTCTCTCATCACCGCGACGTGCTTTGCCAGGGCAAAGACGTCCTCGAAGTCGTGGGTGACGTGGATTACCGTCGTGCCGTGCTCCTCGATGACGGACTTCACGAGGGAGCGCAACTTTTCCCTCGTCTTCGAGTCGAGGGCGGAGAAAGGCTCGTCCATCAGGAGGACCTTTGGCCCGACGATTAGGGCCCTTGCGAGTGCAACCCTCTGCTGCTCACCGCCGCTCAGCGTCCCTGGCTTCCTGTGGAGGATGTGACCTATGTGGAGCTCCCCAGCTATTGAGCGGACCTCCCTCTCGATTTCTCCCCGCGGGAGGCCCTTCTTCCTCAGCCCGAACGCTATGTTGTCGAAGACGCTCATGTGCGGGAAGAGCATGTAGTCCTGGTAGACTATGCTTATCCCCCTCCGCTCCGGCGGCTCGTTGGTGATGTCGCGCCCCTCAAGGATTACCCTTCCTGAGAGGAGGGGGTAAAAGCCGGCTACCGCCTCAAGGAGGACGGATTTTCCGGCCCCGGTTGGCCCGATGACGGTGAGGTAATCGTTCTCCTCGACCGAGAGCGAGACGTCTCTAAGGTGGAAGTCCCCGAGGTCTATGCTCAGGTTCTCAACCTCTAACAGGGCCATGCTCTCCACCCTCCAGCCTCTCGAAGAGGAGTATCGCGAGGAACGAGACCACGACGAGCACTATGCCGCTCGTTATTGCCATGCCGATGTTGCCGTAGGAGATGTTCAGGTAGAGCGTCACCGGCAGTATCTCAGTGTTCATGTAGCTCCCGCCAGCTAAGATGAGCACGGCACCGAAGGCACCCATCGAGCGCGCGAACGAGATTATGGTCGAGGCAAAGAGGCCGTTCTTGGCCATCGGGAGCGTCACCTTCCTGAAGGTCTCGAACTCGGAGTAGCCGAGGCTCCTCGCGACGAGCTCGTAGCGCGGGCTTATCTCCTCAAACGTCGTGTAGATTACCCTGACGGCGTAGGGGAGTGCCGTGAAGAACTGGGCCACGACGATGCCGAGCTTCGTGAAGACAACCTTTACCCCAAGGTCGCTGAGGGCTTCCCCGACCGCAGTCCTGCCGAAGAGGAGGAGCAGAGCGAGACCGAGGACGAGCTCCGGGAAGGCCATCGGCAGGTCGAGGACTGACTTGACCGCGCTCTTTCCAGGGAAGTCGAAGCGCGAGAGGGCGTAGCCTATCGGTATTCCCACGAGGATGACGAGAACCGTTGAGACCGATGCCGTTATGAGCGAGAGCTTGAGGGAGTAGACCATCTCCTCCGACCTCAGCGCCTCAAGGATTTCGTGGGGCCTCGGCACGAAGAAGAGCGTCGCTATCGCCACGAAAAGGAAAAACGTGAAGATGAACGCGACCGCAATCGTGACTCTCCTGAAGCTCAGCCCTTCCATGGCCTGAACCCCCACTTCTCCCAGATTTCCGTGTGATTAGCTACGAACTCGTTGAAGGCCTTCGCGACGGCGAGGTGGCCGTCCTTTTCGGCGCAGGTCGTCACGGCGGTTGGGATGGTTTTAATCGAGTTCTGCTCGCGCGGTATCTGAATAACCTCGATTTTGCCCTTTGACTGGGCCCACGTCACCATGTCCTCCCAGATTATCGCCGCGTCCGCCTGCCCGGTGGCGATGTAGATGAGGAGCTGGTTAACCGTCGGGGTAAAGACCACCACGTTTTTACTCACGTTCTCCCAGAGGCCGTTCTTTTCGAGGATTTTCTTGGCGACCTTACCGATGGCGCAGGCCTTCGGGTCGCCGAGGACGACTCTAACGCCGGGCTTCGCAAGGTCCTTGAGGGAGTGGATTCCCTTCGGGTTGCCCTTCGGAACCGCTATGACCGGGACGTGCTCCGTAACGTTGATGACGGTGTCGT includes the following:
- a CDS encoding MFS transporter: MAVSQKRKRTNLKKLERKSQMRHRPNPERWFYSFIPFKVSTGGAAPLIPLLTMELGGGPREVGLVNAVGSLSSMLGGLFWGKLSDRLNRRKVFLILGFLGTALSTFLFALAGSIPSVVFANAIYTFFIAATVPIPVLIITKVFRLEDWDCAIGRFNEIGGWAWVLGLVIGFILSHLLPIRWIFAVLGLIGLLSVPWGMRTIREVPLHLDRKVLGVYAGYVVEKFRYLPNFITHLPRFSTCGFGRLYISALLFWFGAMLYFTQFPVLLKARGFGASVLYLMSIGNSSISAYMYTRVGRRVRERGGYGTLRFGLLLRGLAFLLLAVATPTKGPLFPVLAFVSYFLAGYTWAFIGISTTAVISRLAPPEKKGTLIGAYNLVSSLGAIAGNLTSGFVVSLLGFAGNFALASVFLFLSLLPIVRPKAKAR
- the hisC gene encoding histidinol-phosphate transaminase, producing MRIRKNVLNLPSWEPVGEPEVRIRLDRNESPFDLPHGLKRELFSELSRIPLNRYPPAFPTDVEAKIAGALGLSPENVMLANGSDELIGLILKLFEGDRVVISSPTFGMYSFFAAVEGLKVEDVPLGENFELGNIEAHAENARAVFICSPNNPTGNVQPRKRIIEVLETGAPVVLDEAYAEFSRESSTGLVKDYDNLIVLRTFSKAFGLAGARLGYAVASEETMEQLRKLRPPFSVNSLSLATADFMLNHLDYVRKIIRYIVSERERLYHALRPYAYPSEANFLLVKLDAHDFLLERGIAVKKLSGRLEGHIRITVGRKEENDALLDALREFLEVAP
- a CDS encoding ATPase domain-containing protein, which translates into the protein MLVRLGIPWIEEVLPKGFPANTSTLVSGPGGSGKPLIGYIFASGWLKNGGAVVFLLTSTTVEYLQNTMRLLGASLERYRRRVFFVELDPTIEGIELVSDNHVRANFVKPNVWDEAIALGSVYLSNSHPPLGTMVVGSALNLLFFSPTYGRAIHEKIKGALSVDKTKTYFLTVNTDVFRDMVEELEKVADNLMFSRMEKPMRLFLRVERVKGAPFERKEIEVPLSKEILEEIRKEAERGKKNLIPAIKRL
- a CDS encoding beta/alpha barrel domain-containing protein; translation: MNPLRLFELYLDEDCPYFDETTELLGIEGKGELRIISREPGVSACTEELSAFLSSLGLETGFIPSGRTFDAGSAILSARGDLRTLFRVWRVSQTFLSLTCAIATETRKLVNLARKVNPNVIIATTRKTHPGMRYFELKAVKAGGGGIHRNSLSDSVLITGNHLRVVDCLGGLGDLKTLRKVELEPGTAEEAMKYAKTADLLLLDHFSPEELEDLVPRLRELNPSLEIAVAGNINADNIADYARLADVIVTSAPYYARPLDLTTRIERL
- a CDS encoding ATP-binding cassette domain-containing protein, with translation MALLEVENLSIDLGDFHLRDVSLSVEENDYLTVIGPTGAGKSVLLEAVAGFYPLLSGRVILEGRDITNEPPERRGISIVYQDYMLFPHMSVFDNIAFGLRKKGLPRGEIEREVRSIAGELHIGHILHRKPGTLSGGEQQRVALARALIVGPKVLLMDEPFSALDSKTREKLRSLVKSVIEEHGTTVIHVTHDFEDVFALAKHVAVMRDGRIVQFGTPEEVFSRPGDEFIASFVGTNLLRGRVEGLRDGLTAVRVGDVILYTADEAEGEATLSLRPEEIILAREPGECSAQNVVPVEIAEMERRGQLVWLSLVSDGLSLRAVVTPNAVELLKIRPGERFYALFKASALRVVK
- a CDS encoding ABC transporter permease, which codes for MEGLSFRRVTIAVAFIFTFFLFVAIATLFFVPRPHEILEALRSEEMVYSLKLSLITASVSTVLVILVGIPIGYALSRFDFPGKSAVKSVLDLPMAFPELVLGLALLLLFGRTAVGEALSDLGVKVVFTKLGIVVAQFFTALPYAVRVIYTTFEEISPRYELVARSLGYSEFETFRKVTLPMAKNGLFASTIISFARSMGAFGAVLILAGGSYMNTEILPVTLYLNISYGNIGMAITSGIVLVVVSFLAILLFERLEGGEHGPVRG
- the modA gene encoding molybdate ABC transporter substrate-binding protein; this encodes MKGVTGIVLVLLLLGAVVGAGCIASGSHHGSEKPFSGQTVVVCSGAGLMKPMNELISLFENETGAKVEVHYGGSSEIFGVLQTTCGCDVFIPGAWYYTEQAMKKGYILNDTVINVTEHVPVIAVPKGNPKGIHSLKDLAKPGVRVVLGDPKACAIGKVAKKILEKNGLWENVSKNVVVFTPTVNQLLIYIATGQADAAIIWEDMVTWAQSKGKIEVIQIPREQNSIKTIPTAVTTCAEKDGHLAVAKAFNEFVANHTEIWEKWGFRPWKG